CGGCATGGGCTGCAGGCTTTATCTCCGCTCGGCGGTCCCCCCACCAGCCGCGGCTATTATGCGGACGTCAGGAGCGTTCTCCTTCGGCGCGTTTCGAATCCACAAACCGGGCCAACCGCTCCAAGGTTCCAAAGTGTTCCTCGCCCACATCGCCGTCGCCGACCCTGATCTGAAAGGTCTCCTCCAGAAACTGAATCAGGCGCAGCAATCCCAGCGAGTCCAGCAATCCGCCGGGTCCTACCAGCGGCTCGGTTGCGCCGAGGGCCTCGCGGGTTCCTACAAGGATTTCCTCCACCAGAAATCGTTCGATCAAGGTTTGAGTTTCCATGGTCGGTTTCAGTTCACGTGCTCGTTTCATCAATCGGAAGCCCTGGGATCACTCTTCATGCCGCCACCGTCGCCTTCAGCCCTTCGCGGCGGTGCACTGGACCCCAGAAGCGCCAAAAGCGCCGGACGATCCGTCTTGCCGGTCGAGGTCCGCGGGAGCGCGGACAGAAAATGGAATTTCTCCGGGACCATGTATGGCGGCAGATGTTGCCGACAGAATGCTGCCAGCTCAGCCGGCGGAAGCTGGCTCTGCTCGAAGCTGACGACAAATGCCTGCAGCCGGTTGCCCACGAAATCATCGGGTATCGCCACCACTGCAGCTTCCTTGACCAGAGGATGCCGGTACAAAACGGCCTCAATGTCCCCAAGTTCGATTCTGTATCCGCGGCTCTTGACCATGTGATCTCTTCGCCCAATGAACAGCAACGTGGTTCCGTCCTCGGCCAGCTTGACCATGTCTCCCGTCCGGTACACCAGCTCCGCGTATCTGTCTTGAAGGGGATTCTGCAGGAACGATCGTGCGGTCTTCTCGGGATCACCCCAGTAGCCCTGCGCCACAGTGGGACCCCGCACCCAAAGTTCACCCTCCGTCCCCGGCGTCTCCACACGTTTCCCGCTGCCGTCCAGAACAAACACCTGTGTGTTTTCGCATGCACGCCCGATGGGGAGAGCGGCAGGGGCATCCTCTGCCACATCCTGCGGCGTCACCTTGTAGTACGTGCACACATTGGTCTCGGTGGGGCCGTACAGGTTGTAGTACTCCGCATGCGGGACTGCGCGCACAAGCCTTCGGAGGTATTTGACGGGAAAGACCTCGCCGGCAAACAGAATCAGCCGCAGCGATGCGAGATCATGACACTCGAGGCGTCCGTATTGGACAAGAAGGCTGAGGATCGACGGCACCATGTAGGTTATCGTGATCCTTTCGTCCTGCCAGAGGTCGGCCAGTTTCACAGGCAGCGCCGCCAGCCCCTCCGGAACGATCACCACCGTCGCCCCGGCCATCGCGGTGGCGTAAAGGTCAAATGTGGACAGGTCAAAGTGCAGCGGTGCCATGCTGGTCGCTCTGTCGTCAGGGCCGAGGCGGAACGTGTGGAAAGCCCAATGAACAAACGCCAGACATGTCCGATGGGTGATCATCACTCCCTTTGGGGTTCCTGTGGAACCCGAAGTGTAGAGGATATACGCCAAATCGGTCTCGATCGTGCCCGGGTCCACCGGCCCGTCCTCCTCGGCATCAATCGCCTGCGGGCCCGGGACGCTGCACGGCACGCCACCCCCATGCTCCCATTCGATCTCAGCCGTAATGGAAACCACCACGCGCAAGGGTGCCCCCGCGCCGAACAGAGCG
This DNA window, taken from Limisphaera ngatamarikiensis, encodes the following:
- a CDS encoding amino acid adenylation domain-containing protein, which produces MQYLLPHLLERSAERHPNRTAVRFMGRGWSYGELEARSNRLARLLRRSGVRPGDRVGLWLHKSLESVQAVYGIMKAGGIYVPLDPQAPVERVAYIMRDCGVQVVIVDAAHAELTSALFGAGAPLRVVVSITAEIEWEHGGGVPCSVPGPQAIDAEEDGPVDPGTIETDLAYILYTSGSTGTPKGVMITHRTCLAFVHWAFHTFRLGPDDRATSMAPLHFDLSTFDLYATAMAGATVVIVPEGLAALPVKLADLWQDERITITYMVPSILSLLVQYGRLECHDLASLRLILFAGEVFPVKYLRRLVRAVPHAEYYNLYGPTETNVCTYYKVTPQDVAEDAPAALPIGRACENTQVFVLDGSGKRVETPGTEGELWVRGPTVAQGYWGDPEKTARSFLQNPLQDRYAELVYRTGDMVKLAEDGTTLLFIGRRDHMVKSRGYRIELGDIEAVLYRHPLVKEAAVVAIPDDFVGNRLQAFVVSFEQSQLPPAELAAFCRQHLPPYMVPEKFHFLSALPRTSTGKTDRPALLALLGSSAPPRRAEGDGGGMKSDPRASD